CTCCATCGACTCGATCACCGGCGGAACGACGCCGAACGTCGCGGTCGGATCGTCGACATTCTCCACCTCGACGTTCCCCATATGCGCGGTGTCGCCGTGCGTGCCGGTGACGTACCAGCCACCCCACCGGTCCTCGAGGCGGCTCCGGTGGTCGACGAAGTGGCCGCTCGCGTAGGCGTTGGGGTCTTTCGAGAGGGGGAACATGCTCATCGTCTGCAGCCCCGGGACGCCGAGGGTGTCCCACGAGAGGTGGCAGGCGAGGCAGGTCTCGCGCCGCTCGAAGCGAGGCGCCTCGTCAGGCGTCTGCGCCAGGGTATAGAAGACGCTCCCCTGCCGCCGGTCGAAAGCGGCGATCTCGAGCACGTCCGCTCCCCGCACCCAGGCCAGCGACACCTCGTCGGCGAAATAGACCGCTCGGGGGTTGTCGAACTCGATGTACTCCGCCTGGAAGCTGGTGGGCGAGAAGACCAGCATCTGAGATTCGACCGGCAGATCGAAGGCCTCCAGCACGGAGCGCAGATAGCCGCTCCGCCCCTCCCAGCGCAGGTCGATCTCGCCTGCCTCGAGGCGCTCGTTCAGATCGGCCACGACGTTGTCCACGGGCCCGTCGGTGTACTGGATCGCGGGATGGTCGCGCGGCCCACGAAAGGCCCCGCCCCGCTGGCTGAAAACGTCACTGGCGGCCATCGCCGCGAGGAGGACCGCGGCGGCGGCGGCCAGCACGAAACGTGGCGTGCAACGTCTGCGCGACATCAGTCGTCTGGGATTATAATTTCCGCTCGACGTGTGTAGTTCTGAAGAGGACAAGCCAATGCTGAATCGAACGCTGCCGGCCGCCGCGGTGGCCGTCGTCGCCGCCCTCGCGTGGATGCCCGCGACCGCAACGGCCGCCCAGGACGGCGCGCCCACGTTCACGAAGGACGTAGCGCCGATCTTCCAGGCGAAGTGCGAAGCGTGCCATCGGCCCAACTCCATCGCTCCGATGTCGCTGGTCACCTACGAGGAGTCACGCCCGTGGGCCCGCTCCATCCGGGACCGTGTCTCGACGCGTCAGATGCCTCCCTGGCATATCGACCGGACGGTCGGGATCGACGAGTTCCGCAACGACCGGTCGCTGACCGACGAGGAGCTCGACACCATCGTCCGCTGGGTTGACAACGGCGCGCCGCGCGGCAACCCGGAGGACATGCCGGCCCCCGTCGAGTGGCCGGACGCGTCGAAGTGGTACTACGCCGAACGGTTCGGCGGGCCGCCCGACCTCGTGGTCAAGTCCGAGCCGTTCACGATGCCGGCCGAGGCGAACGACGCCTGGTGGAAGCCTGTCTCCGACACCGGCCTGACCGAGCCGCGGTGGGTGCGCGCCATCGAGCTGCGCCCCGCGACGACGGCCGGCCGCCGGATCACGCACCACGCCATCGCCCGCCTGGAGCAGGACGAGACCGATCCGCTGCTGCAGAATCCGGCGGCGACCGACGATGACGATCCGCTCGCCAACTCCGGCCTGTTCATGGAGTGGGCCGTCGGCAAGCAGGGCGAGCTGATGCGTCCGGGCAGCGGCAAGCTGATGCTGCCGGGGTCGCGGATTATCTGGGACGTCCACTACTCCGCCGCCGGCGAGGAAATCACCGACCACGTGGAGCTGGGCATCTACTTCTACCCGAAGGGAGAGGAGCCGCAGCACCGCCAGGTGCTCCACCTGATGGGCGCCGGCCGCGTCGACATTCCGCCGAACACGGTATCGGTGACCGAGGGCTTCTTCCCGATGCGACGAGCGGGACGCGTCGAGAGCTTCCAGCCGCACATGCACCTGCGGGGGAAAGCGATGTCGATGGAGGCGATCCTGCCGAACGGCCGGCGTGAAGTGCTGAGCCACGTGGGCGACTTCAATTTCAACTGGCACAACACCTACGTCTACGCGGACGGCGCCGCCCCGCTGCTGCCGAAGGGCACCCTTCTGAAAATCACGGCGTGGCACGACAACACCGCCGCCAACCGCGCCAACCCCGATCCCAACGTGTGGGTCGGTTACGGCGACCGCACGGTCGACGAGATGGCCCACGCCTGGGTCAACGTCACGTACTTCACCGACGAGGAGTACGAAGCGGAAGTGGCGGCGCGCGAGACGAACGACAACTGATCGCCTTGCGCGACAGGGACCCGATGCGGTCTTCGATTACGCTGCTCGTGTTCGTCGCGGCCCCGCTCGTGATGGCGGGCGGGGCCGAGGCGCAGCCGCCGCGCGCTCCCCTGCCCCTCGAGCCCGCGGGCGCCATGGGGGAGGCCATCTTCCCGGCGTTCGAGGGTTGGTACCGAAACGAAGACGGTAGTTCCACCATCCTGCTCGGCTACTTCAACCGGAACGATCACCCCGTCGACGTCGCGGTGGGAGACGGAAACCGTATCGAACCGGGCGGCCCGGACCACGGCCAGCCCAGCCATTTCCTCCCGGGCCGCGCCTGGGGCGTATTCACGATCACGGTCCCCGAGGACTTCGGCGACCAGACGTTCACCTGGACCGTCTCGGTGAACAACCAGCAGTCGGAAGTGTCGTTCTGGCTGAATCCGTCCTACTACGTCGACCCGTTCCTGAACCGCGCGAACGGCAACATGCCGCCCCGGCTGCGCATCAGCGACGACGAAATGCACGGACCTCCGGTGACCGGCATCAGCGCGACGCTGGAGGCGACGGTTGGCGAGCCACTGGAGCTGGCGGCATCCGTGCAGGACGTTCCGCTCACCAATCCGCCGCCGCCGCGGGCCAACCGGAGACCCCGTCCGGAAGTCGTTCTCACCTGGAGGCTGTACCGCGGCCCGGCCGATGTGACGTTCGACACCGGTGCGGAAGAGGAACCGGAGAATGGCCGCCACGAGTTCGAGGACGTGGCGGGAGGCGACACTATCACCTGGGTCACCTTCGCCGAGCCCGGCGAGTACCGGCTGATGGCGACCGCGAACGACATCTCCGGCAACGGCGGCGGCGGCGATCAGTGCTGCTGGACCACCGGCTACGTCGACATAACCGTCAGGTAGCGACGGCGTTCGAAGTTTCGCAAAGAGCGAAACGACGCTGCACCGCGTCAATCCCCGTCAACTTGCCCTCTGAAGCCAGGACGTCCTTACCAGGAGGACTCGACAGCCTCCAGGAAGAGGTACATGCCCGATGAAGGATTGTCGTTCGGGAACTCGGTTCTGTCTCTTTCGTGCTTCTTCGTTAGTGCACGCGCACGTCGTACCGCGGCGGCTCGCCGGGGCATGTACTGCGTGCCGTCAAGACCCTTGTCGGGGCTCCCGTCGTGGTTGCGGCGGAGCGTGTCGGCAGCGGTGCTGTCAAGCCGCGCGGTGCGGTTCTCGAAGTGGAGCGCCAGCCACAGCTCGAAGCACGGATTGGAAATGGCAAGACGGACATCGCTTCTCTGAGCTTTGGCTTTGGCTTCGGGAAGACGAGGGTGATTGCGGGGCCATTCAACGTCGAAGAGGCACCATACCTCGTCGATTTCACCCTGCTCCTCGGAATTGCGGGCTCGGGCTTCGGCCGCCGCGTCGACCAAGGTCGAAGGCACCGCGCCACTTGCATCCAGGTCTATTTTGATCTCAACCGACGCGGCCTCGCGAACCGCTGGCTCCTCGCGCAGGGCCATGAGATAGTCGGGTTCGGTCCGCTTGCCCTCACAGAACACGAGAAATGTCCGTTTGGGCTTGCGAACCGCGACCCTGCGGCGGAGCGGTCGGTTCTTGCGCCGCCTGCGTTCAGCCCGCTTGGCCATCGCGAGGTTCGGAAGAGAGCCCCAGAGCTCTACGGACAGCGATTTGGTCGACTTCGGGAACGGCCCCGAATCGGCCTTGCAGGTACGCCCTTTCCAAGTTCAGAGACTTCCTCACGCGTTCACCCCCGTACTCGGCCAAGCCGACAAGTTGTGTGGTGGCGTCAGGGGCCTTCTCGGTGAGCCAGACCTCGTCGCGGTTCAAGCCGTTCAGCAGGGACGTATCGTGGGAAGTGAAGACGAGTTGAGCGCCTCGTTTGTTGGTCTCGGGATCCTGAAAGATCTCGATCAGTCGGGCCGAAAGGCGAGGGTGAAGGCTTGCGTCAATCTCATCTAGCAAGAGGACTTGACCGAGTCTGAGAGCCGCCAACGCAGGGCCAATCAGACGGAACCAAGTCTGGGTGCCTGCAGATTCATCCTCAAGGTCGAGGGTTACTGGTTCACCTTCCCCTTGATGCACCAGACGAAGCTGCCGACGAGATCCCCCGAATCGCTCACTCTCCTCTTCGCCTATCACGAAATCGCGAACTCCGGGATCAGCAAAACGAATCAAGTCCAAGACAAAGCCTGGATCCTTGACGGCCGGTCGATCTTCTGGAGCGTCAAAGAGTTGTGGCTGATTAGCCCCCTGCGCGTCGAAGAGCAAGCGCAACGTTGAGAACGCGACGTCGCCGCCGAAAGCGCGTAGCCACCACTTCCTCCTCGGGAGCCCGAGGACACGCATGCTAGCTACAACCTGCCCCACTCTTCTGAAGTCGGAATCGCTGACCCGCCTAGCGGCGGAGAGCGCCAGCGTCGTAGGGGTCAGCAAGTCCCGTATCCCCCGAGTGCCGTCGAGGCTTCGGCGGAAGTCGATATGGCTCTCGTGACGAGTGAAGAGGTTCCGCCGTCGTTTTTCCGGGTAGCTGTCCAGGCTCTCGAACAGCACGGCCGAATCGTCCACTTCAAGCCGATACTCGTAACGGACGCCGTCAACTACGAGTTCAAGATCGAACTCCGAAGTAGTCGTGGGCCCCTTACCGAATCGGTGAGCATCGCGCGGAATGTAGTCGTCCCAGCCCCGAAGCGACGTGTCAACGGCTATTGACAACCAAGCCATGGCATCCAGCAGATTGGACTTGCCCGACGCGTTGGGCCCGTAGATGCCGGCCACCGTCAGTACGCGCTCCGAAAGACCGCCGAACCCGCGAGTCGCCGCCCGAGCTTCGTCTACGGCGATCATGGAGAGTTCCACCGGCTCCAAGATTGAACGGTGATTGGAGGCCCGGAATCGAAGTAGCATGAAGACATTCTAGCGCAGAAAACGCATTTTCAGTTCCATTTTCGTCTAGGTCTTT
Above is a genomic segment from Acidobacteriota bacterium containing:
- a CDS encoding ATP-binding protein; this translates as MLLRFRASNHRSILEPVELSMIAVDEARAATRGFGGLSERVLTVAGIYGPNASGKSNLLDAMAWLSIAVDTSLRGWDDYIPRDAHRFGKGPTTTSEFDLELVVDGVRYEYRLEVDDSAVLFESLDSYPEKRRRNLFTRHESHIDFRRSLDGTRGIRDLLTPTTLALSAARRVSDSDFRRVGQVVASMRVLGLPRRKWWLRAFGGDVAFSTLRLLFDAQGANQPQLFDAPEDRPAVKDPGFVLDLIRFADPGVRDFVIGEEESERFGGSRRQLRLVHQGEGEPVTLDLEDESAGTQTWFRLIGPALAALRLGQVLLLDEIDASLHPRLSARLIEIFQDPETNKRGAQLVFTSHDTSLLNGLNRDEVWLTEKAPDATTQLVGLAEYGGERVRKSLNLERAYLQGRFGAVPEVDQIAVRRALGLSSEPRDGQAG
- a CDS encoding RloB domain-containing protein — its product is MAKRAERRRRKNRPLRRRVAVRKPKRTFLVFCEGKRTEPDYLMALREEPAVREAASVEIKIDLDASGAVPSTLVDAAAEARARNSEEQGEIDEVWCLFDVEWPRNHPRLPEAKAKAQRSDVRLAISNPCFELWLALHFENRTARLDSTAADTLRRNHDGSPDKGLDGTQYMPRRAAAVRRARALTKKHERDRTEFPNDNPSSGMYLFLEAVESSW
- a CDS encoding cytochrome c, yielding MLNRTLPAAAVAVVAALAWMPATATAAQDGAPTFTKDVAPIFQAKCEACHRPNSIAPMSLVTYEESRPWARSIRDRVSTRQMPPWHIDRTVGIDEFRNDRSLTDEELDTIVRWVDNGAPRGNPEDMPAPVEWPDASKWYYAERFGGPPDLVVKSEPFTMPAEANDAWWKPVSDTGLTEPRWVRAIELRPATTAGRRITHHAIARLEQDETDPLLQNPAATDDDDPLANSGLFMEWAVGKQGELMRPGSGKLMLPGSRIIWDVHYSAAGEEITDHVELGIYFYPKGEEPQHRQVLHLMGAGRVDIPPNTVSVTEGFFPMRRAGRVESFQPHMHLRGKAMSMEAILPNGRREVLSHVGDFNFNWHNTYVYADGAAPLLPKGTLLKITAWHDNTAANRANPDPNVWVGYGDRTVDEMAHAWVNVTYFTDEEYEAEVAARETNDN